CCCTTTGGGAGGCAGGTCTGTCATTTCCTTTTGGCTTTCAGCACGCAGATAAACGCAGATGACCCGGTAGTCCGGCAGGGCATTTAAAATCGTTCCGACTCCGTAACGGACATTTTCAACATCCACCCGGCCTTTTGGACTCCTGCCGCCTTCAGGAAAAACCGTACACAGTTCACCACGGGAAAGGAGATATCGAAGTGTATCCAGGACCTCCTTGTGGTGTTCGGGTGTACCGGTCCGGACAATTGGAATACATTTCCCAAGGTAAGTCACAAGCCGGTCCAGGGGATTCGTCCAGAAATTTTCCTTGGCAGGAATATTCCAGGAAAAGAGCCTGAAATGCCGCCAATAGAAAAAAACAGACGCAAATGCATGATGAATATAAATTGAATCTACTTTCGTCAAGTGATTGGCACAAATGAGCGTTGGAATTTTGCTCTCCCCTGCAATCCGTTTGAAAAGCATCCGAATTTTCTTCAGATTCTGTATTCGGTTTTTACGGACATGTTTCAAAATGAAAATGATCAATGGCGCTAAAAAGGGAAAAAAGATCCAGTCAACCCATTTTTGTATGGTACACCGCCAACGCATTCTGAAAGGTATTGAAACCTCTTGGGAAGAGTTCCGGTTAATTTCAGAATGGACCCGGCCTTTATCAGCCGGGTCTTTTTGAACTGCATGGATAGTATTCATG
Above is a window of Candidatus Neomarinimicrobiota bacterium DNA encoding:
- a CDS encoding 1-acyl-sn-glycerol-3-phosphate acyltransferase — translated: MPGKSENGYSVMNTIHAVQKDPADKGRVHSEINRNSSQEVSIPFRMRWRCTIQKWVDWIFFPFLAPLIIFILKHVRKNRIQNLKKIRMLFKRIAGESKIPTLICANHLTKVDSIYIHHAFASVFFYWRHFRLFSWNIPAKENFWTNPLDRLVTYLGKCIPIVRTGTPEHHKEVLDTLRYLLSRGELCTVFPEGGRSPKGRVDVENVRYGVGTILNALPDYRVICVYLRAESQKEMTDLPPKGDTLYFDFKVITPQSVQKGRRAERDISRTIIRKIKEMEEVYFEQRKE